The genomic region GCTGCGCGGCAGGGCGAGCCACCCGATCACCGAGCGCTGCGCATAACCTGTTTGCGTGGAGGACGAGGACCCGCCCCAGGCGAGTGCCCGCCCGCGGCGCCGGGCCCAGCGGGCGGACGAGGTGCGGGCGGGTGAGCCGCGCGCCCGGGCGACCCGGGGGGCCGGACGGCGGGCGCGCAAGGAGAAGCACCCGCTGCTGCGCACCACCGACCGCCTGGTGCTGCCGCGCCACCCCGCCCTGCACATCCCCGACACCAAGATCGCCCTGTCCACCGCCTCGGTCTACCCCGACAACACCCAGGTCGCCTTCGAGCTGGCCGCCAAGCTCGGATACGACGGTGTCGAGGTGATGGTCTGGAACGACCCGGTCAGTCAGGACCTGGACGCGCTGCGCGAGCTCTCCGACCGGTTCCGGCTGCCGATCCTGGCCGTGCACGCGCCCTGCCTGCTGATCACCCAGCGGGTCTGGAGCACCGACCCGTGGACCAAGCTCAAACGGGCCAGGGCGGCCGCCGAGAAGCTGGGCGCCGACACCGTGGTGGTGCACCCGCCGTTCCGCTGGCAGCGCCAGTACGCCCGCGACTTCGTCCGCGGCATCGAGCGGATGGCGGGCGAGACGGCGGTGCGGTTCGCGGTGGAGAACATGTACCCGTGGCGCTACCGGGACCGCGAGGTGCTCGCCTACGCCCCCGGCTGGGACGTCACCGAGGAGGCCTACCGGCACTTCACCGTCGACCTCTCGCACGTGGCCACCTCGCGGATCGACGCCTTCGCCATGGTCGACCGGATGGGGGACCGGCTCGCCCACGTGCACCTGGCCGACGGCTCCGGCTCCGGCAAGGACGAGCACCTGATCCCCGGGCGCGGCAAGCAGCCCTGCGCCGAACTGCTGGAGCGGCTGGCCCGGACCGGCTTCGACGGGCACGTGGTGCTGGAGGTCAACACCCGCCGCTCCGGTTCACCCGCCGAGCGGGAGGCCGACCTCGCCGAGGCGCTGGCCTTCACCCGGCTCCATCTGGCCACCGGGTCGCGCGTACTCTGACAGTACGTTGACCGTACGTCGGTCGTGCGGCGATCGTGTGGTGCTCAGGCAGGAGGCGGATATGACGGACTATCAGCTGAAGGTGCACGCGGAGAGCTTCGGCGCCGTCGCCGCCGAGTACGACCGGGCCCGACCGTCCTACCCGATCGAGCTGCTGGACACGATCGAGGAGTTGACCGGCCGCCCGCTGAAGGGCGCCACCGTGCTGGACGTCGGCGCCGGCACCGGCATCGCGACCCGGCTGCTGCGGGCCCGCGGCGCGCTGGTCACCGCGGTGGAGCCGAGCCCGGGGATGGCCGCCCAGCTGCACGCCGTCAGCCCCGAGATCCCGCTGGTCAAGGGCGACGGCAACGAACTGCCGTTCCACGACGCCACCGCCGACCTGATCAGCTACGCCCAGGCCTTCCACTGGACCGAGCCGGACAGGTCGATCCCGGAGGCGCTGCGGGTGCTGCGTCCGGGCGGTGCGCTGGTGCTCTTCTGGAACCTCAAGGACCGCTCGCTGCCCTGGCTCGCCGAGCAGGAGGCCCGACTGTCGGCCGCGCTGCCCTCGTACCACTACTACGGGCTGATGAACGCCGTAACCGAGCCGCTCGGCCGCTACCCCTTCGAGGTGCACAACCGGGTGCTGCGCTGGGAGCGCCGGATCACCGTCGAGGACGTGATCACCGACCTGCGGTCGAAGTCGTACTTCGCGGTGGCCGAGCCCGCGCTGCGCGAGTCGGTGCTGGCCGAGGAGCGGGCCGCGCTGCTGGAGGTGTTCCCCGACGGGGAGGTCACCGAGCCGTACTCGGTGGACCTGACGGTGGCCGTCAAGCGCGACTGACCGCGATGCGGACGGTGGGTCCGCCGGGCGGGACGGCGGCGTAGGCTCGATTGTTACCAACCGCCCAGGAGTGGAGAAGGCAGTGCCCGAGCTGAAGTCCCGTACGGTCACCCACGGTCGCAACATGGCAGGCGCCCGCGCCCTCCTCCGGGCCGCCGGCGTAGCCCGTGAGGACTTCGGCAAGCCGATCATCGCGGTGGCCAACTCCTTCACCGAGTTCGTGCCCGGGCACACCCACCTGCAGCCGGTCGGCCGGATCGTCTCCGAGGCGATCAAGCAGGCCGGCGGCATCCCCCGCGAGTTCAACACCATCGCGGTGGACGACGGCATCGCGATGGGCCACGGCGGCATGCTCTACTCGCTGCCCTCGCGCGACCTGATCGCCGACAGCGTCGAGTACATGGTCAACGCGCACTGCGCCGACGCGCTGATCTGCATCTCCAACTGCGACAAGATCACCCCCGGCATGCTGATGGCCGCGCTGCGCCTCAACATCCCGGTGGTCTTCGTCTCCGGCGGCCCGATGGAGGCCGGCAAGGCCACCCTGGTCGACGGCACCGTGCGCCGGCTCGACCTGGTCAACGCGATCTCCGACGCGGTCAACGAGAACGTCTCGGACGCCGACATCGCGATCATCGAGGAGAACGCCTGCCCGACCTGCGGCTCCTGTTCCGGCATGTTCACCGCCAACTCGATGAACTGCCTGACCGAGGCGATCGGCCTCTCGCTGCCCGGCAACGGCTCGGTGCTGGCCACCCACACCGCCCGCAAGGCGCTGTACGAGGCCGCCGGGCGGACCGTCGTGGAGATCACCGAGCGCTACTACCACCAGGACGACGAGTCGGTCCTGCCGCGCAACATCGCCACCCGCGCCGCGTTCGAGAACGCCATGGCGCTGGACATCGCGATGGGCGGCTCCACCAACACCATCCTGCACCTGCTGGCCGCCGCCCAGGAGGCCGAGCTGGACTTCGACATGCGCACCATCGACCAGGTCTCGCGCAAGGTCCCCTGCCTGTCCAAGGTCGCGCCCAACGGCAACTACTACATGGAGGACGTCCACCGCGCCGGTGGCATCCCCGCCATCCTCGGCGAGCTGTACCGCGGCGGGCTGCTCAACGAGGACGTGCACACCGTGCACTCCGACTCGCTGGACGAGTGGCTGAAGAGCTGGGACATCCGCGGCGGCTCGCCCTCGCCGGCCGCCGTCGAGCTGTTCCAGGCGGCGCCCGGCTGCGTCCGCTCCGCCGAGGCCTTCTCGCAGTCCGAGCGCTGGGAGTCGCTGGACACCGACGCGGCCGGCGGCTGCATCCGCAGCGTCGAACACGCCTACTCGGTGGAGGGCGGCCTGGCCGTGCTCTACGGCAACCTCGCCGAGGACGGCTGCGTGGTGAAGACCGCCGGCGTCGACGAGTCGATCTGGACCTTCAGCGGCCCCGCCGTGGTGGTCGAGTCGCAGGAGGACGCGGTGGACGCGATCCTCGCCAAGCGGGTCAAGGAGGGCGACGTGGTGGTCATCCGCTACGAAGGCCCCAAGGGCGGCCCCGGCATGCAGGAGATGCTCTACCCCACCTCCTTCCTCAAGGGCCGCGGCCTCGGCAAGGCCTGCGCGCTGATCACCGACGGACGCTTCTCCGGCGGCACCTCCGGCCTGTCGATCGGCCACGTCTCCCCCGAGGCGGCCGGCGGCGGCGCGATCGCGCTGGTCGAGGACGGCGACATCATCTCGATCGACATCCCCGGCCGCACCGTCTCGCTGGAGGTCTCCTTCGAGGAGCTGCACGAGCGCCGGATGCGCCTGGAGGAGAGCGGCGGCTACCGCCCCGCGCACCGCGAGCGCCAGGTCAGCCAGGCCCTCAAGGCCTACGCCGCGATGGCCACCTCCGCCGACAAGGGCGCGGTGCGGGACGTCAGCAAGCTGGGCTGAGTCGCAGCTGAGCCGCAGCCCGGCCGAGCCGGCCGGGCTGGGTAATCTGCAGACGTGAACGACGAGACCACCCCCGCCCCCGAGCCCATCCGCTTCTTCGGCACCAGCTGGGTCGACCGGGGCGGCGCGTACTGGCTGCGGCGGGTGGCGGTCTCGCTCGGGGCCCTGGTCACCGTGGCGGCCGGGGCCTTCGTGCTGCGCTTCGCCGTCGGCGGGGTGCAGATGTCCAAGGCGGGCGGCTTCGTGAACTACCTGCTGGTCGCGGCCATCGCACTCTGCTCCTTCCTCGCGGCGTTGCGGATGTGGAAGGTGCTGACCGAAGGCCGGGACTCGCTCACCGGCTGGATGGCCGAGGACAAGTCGCTGGGCGCCGTCTGGCTGATCGGCTGCGTCGGTGCGGCGGCGGCGTACTTCGTGCGGAGCCTGGTGGAGGCCCCGGGGGAGGGCGTCCAGCGGGCGGCCTGGGAAGCGCGGACCGCCCGCCACGAGAAGCGTGGCGGGCGGCCGGGGAAGCGGAAGAAGCGGTAGTGGGTCAGGTGCGGGAGACGGTGCCGCACTTGCCGTCGTTCTTCAGCTCCTTGCTGCGGTCGTAGGGGTCCGTGGTGGGACCGCTGGCGCTGGGGTCGCCGGGCAGGCCTGGCTCCGGGAAGCTGGGCTGCAGCCAGCCGTCGCCCACCTCGCAGTAGTTGCCCGCCATGTCGTACGCACCCTTGTCAAGGATGATCTTGTTGGGGTCGACCTTGTAGTGCGCGGGATCGTAGAAGCGGAAATCCTGAATCCGCCGGACGATCTCCCGGGTGACCTCGGCGGTCGGGGCGAGCTGGTGGAGAGAGACCGACTGCCCGCTCACGCCGCCCTGCGCGCTCGGGTGGTACCGCTCGGGGCCGGGGACCAGGGCGTAGACGAAGCTGTAGTCGGTATGGACCAGTAGTCCCTCCTTGCCGTCGCCCTCGAAGGTGATCCGGCCCTGCAGCTTGATCTCCGGGACGGCGGGCACGGCGGTGCGCGCGTTGAACCGGCTCATCCAGCTGGTCGGATCGTGGTCCTTGTCCGGGTGCGTCAGCGCGGCGGTGAGGTCCTCACGCTCCTGACGGTCGAGCAGGTCCAGCACCGGTTGGGTGGCACCGGCAGCGACCACGCCCTGGTCCAGATTGGCGGTCGCCAGATACTTCTTCACCAGCTCCAGATCGGCCTGTACCTCGTCCTTCCCGAACACCCCCGTCGCCTGCGCGTCCGGCAGCACGATCGCGTCCGCTCCGGTCGGCCAGGTCTCCGCCGGCGAGCCCGCCCAGGGGTGGGCCACGGTGGGCGTCTGCGGGGCCTGGGTGGACGGCGCGGCTGTCGGCTTGGCCGTCTCCGGGGCCTGGGTGGCCACCGGCTTCGGGCTGGCCGGAGCGGCCACGCTGGTGCCGCCGTCGTCCTTGCTCCCGAAGTGGTCCAGGTACCAGCCGTGCAGCCCGTTCACGTTCAGTGCGGCGGCCACCACGGCCACCGTGAGCAGCACGAAGACCGGCGCCTGCCAGTTCCTGGTGCGCTTGCGCTTGTTGCCCCAGGGGTCGACCCGCTTCGCCCGGCGCCCGAACCTGCGGCGGCGGATCTCGGTGGGCGGGCGGAACTCGGTGTCCGTCGGGGGTTCGCGTTGCCATTTGGCGGCGAGCATCCGGGCGCGGCTGGACGGCTCCTTGACGCTCGCGCTCCTGACGAACTCCTCGTCGAGGACGAGGTCGGCGAACGGGTCGGGCTCCTCGCCGGACGGGCGGGGCTCGGGGTCTTCGGCTATCGGCACGCGGTCAGTATGCAGACGCCGGGCAGCAGTTCGCGCACCGGGCGGGGGTTTGACGCCCGCGAGGTGCGCGTTCTGTGGTGATTGCTCCTCACCTGACCGCTGTTCAGTGCTGTCGTGCCGCCTTCACCGACCCGACCACGCCCGCGATCACCAGCAGGATGCCGGCCGGGAGCAGGGAGGTGAACAGGGCGCCGAACAGGCCCCAGCCGCCGAGCAGGGTCAGGGCGAGGGTGTTGAGCACGAGCAGGGCGCCGCTGGCGGGCAGGGCGGACTGCCAGGGGTGGGCGTCG from Kitasatospora azatica KCTC 9699 harbors:
- a CDS encoding SCO2583/SCO2584 N-terminal domain-containing protein, with the translated sequence MPIAEDPEPRPSGEEPDPFADLVLDEEFVRSASVKEPSSRARMLAAKWQREPPTDTEFRPPTEIRRRRFGRRAKRVDPWGNKRKRTRNWQAPVFVLLTVAVVAAALNVNGLHGWYLDHFGSKDDGGTSVAAPASPKPVATQAPETAKPTAAPSTQAPQTPTVAHPWAGSPAETWPTGADAIVLPDAQATGVFGKDEVQADLELVKKYLATANLDQGVVAAGATQPVLDLLDRQEREDLTAALTHPDKDHDPTSWMSRFNARTAVPAVPEIKLQGRITFEGDGKEGLLVHTDYSFVYALVPGPERYHPSAQGGVSGQSVSLHQLAPTAEVTREIVRRIQDFRFYDPAHYKVDPNKIILDKGAYDMAGNYCEVGDGWLQPSFPEPGLPGDPSASGPTTDPYDRSKELKNDGKCGTVSRT
- a CDS encoding class I SAM-dependent methyltransferase translates to MTDYQLKVHAESFGAVAAEYDRARPSYPIELLDTIEELTGRPLKGATVLDVGAGTGIATRLLRARGALVTAVEPSPGMAAQLHAVSPEIPLVKGDGNELPFHDATADLISYAQAFHWTEPDRSIPEALRVLRPGGALVLFWNLKDRSLPWLAEQEARLSAALPSYHYYGLMNAVTEPLGRYPFEVHNRVLRWERRITVEDVITDLRSKSYFAVAEPALRESVLAEERAALLEVFPDGEVTEPYSVDLTVAVKRD
- a CDS encoding sugar phosphate isomerase/epimerase family protein, which codes for MHIPDTKIALSTASVYPDNTQVAFELAAKLGYDGVEVMVWNDPVSQDLDALRELSDRFRLPILAVHAPCLLITQRVWSTDPWTKLKRARAAAEKLGADTVVVHPPFRWQRQYARDFVRGIERMAGETAVRFAVENMYPWRYRDREVLAYAPGWDVTEEAYRHFTVDLSHVATSRIDAFAMVDRMGDRLAHVHLADGSGSGKDEHLIPGRGKQPCAELLERLARTGFDGHVVLEVNTRRSGSPAEREADLAEALAFTRLHLATGSRVL
- the ilvD gene encoding dihydroxy-acid dehydratase, which encodes MPELKSRTVTHGRNMAGARALLRAAGVAREDFGKPIIAVANSFTEFVPGHTHLQPVGRIVSEAIKQAGGIPREFNTIAVDDGIAMGHGGMLYSLPSRDLIADSVEYMVNAHCADALICISNCDKITPGMLMAALRLNIPVVFVSGGPMEAGKATLVDGTVRRLDLVNAISDAVNENVSDADIAIIEENACPTCGSCSGMFTANSMNCLTEAIGLSLPGNGSVLATHTARKALYEAAGRTVVEITERYYHQDDESVLPRNIATRAAFENAMALDIAMGGSTNTILHLLAAAQEAELDFDMRTIDQVSRKVPCLSKVAPNGNYYMEDVHRAGGIPAILGELYRGGLLNEDVHTVHSDSLDEWLKSWDIRGGSPSPAAVELFQAAPGCVRSAEAFSQSERWESLDTDAAGGCIRSVEHAYSVEGGLAVLYGNLAEDGCVVKTAGVDESIWTFSGPAVVVESQEDAVDAILAKRVKEGDVVVIRYEGPKGGPGMQEMLYPTSFLKGRGLGKACALITDGRFSGGTSGLSIGHVSPEAAGGGAIALVEDGDIISIDIPGRTVSLEVSFEELHERRMRLEESGGYRPAHRERQVSQALKAYAAMATSADKGAVRDVSKLG